In Salmonella enterica subsp. enterica serovar Typhimurium str. LT2, a single window of DNA contains:
- a CDS encoding putative acetyl-CoA hydrolase (similar to E. coli putative coenzyme A transferase (AAC75957.1); Blastp hit to AAC75957.1 (492 aa), 27% identity in aa 187 - 458, 24% identity in aa 8 - 169) → MMNVNAVYAEKCVTPDEAVTLITSGSHLSMGMFAAEPPALLNALAKRAKRGEINDLRVYCYETASIAGNTIFRYELSDYIHLYSMFITGIERALIRQGIESSGRKIVNYVPSNFHQATRLLADDIGIDTFIHTVSPMDKYGYFNFGTGNDYSTRIARTAKKLIVEVNKYMPRVHGEGAAIHISEIDAIVENHVPLIELPIRTAVAEDIAISQIIASLVPDGACLQMGVGALPELICNALKEHNDLGVHTEALNPGLVSLIQQGVVTNQRKNIDRGMSVFTFAMGQKDMYDYLNDNPSFFSRPVDYVNDPGIIAQNENVVSINATLQIDLTGACNSEYLLGHQYSASGGQLDFVRGAYASKGGRSIITTRSTAANDTISRIVPRLEGPVTTPRTDTHWIVTEFGSVNLKGLSSTERALSIIELAHPNFRQQLRVDAKKMHLI, encoded by the coding sequence ATGATGAATGTTAATGCAGTGTATGCCGAAAAATGCGTGACGCCTGACGAGGCGGTTACTTTAATTACCTCCGGCAGTCACCTCTCTATGGGAATGTTTGCAGCAGAGCCTCCAGCTTTGCTGAATGCGCTGGCAAAGCGAGCGAAAAGGGGAGAAATCAACGATCTGCGGGTTTACTGTTATGAAACAGCCAGCATTGCCGGGAACACTATTTTCCGTTATGAGCTAAGTGACTATATTCATCTCTACAGTATGTTTATTACCGGTATTGAACGGGCTTTAATACGTCAGGGGATTGAGAGTTCCGGGCGAAAAATAGTTAACTATGTACCTTCAAATTTTCATCAGGCGACGCGATTACTAGCTGATGATATTGGTATTGATACCTTTATTCACACCGTGTCCCCTATGGATAAGTATGGCTATTTTAATTTTGGAACTGGAAACGATTATTCCACCCGGATTGCGAGGACAGCTAAAAAGCTTATTGTCGAAGTTAACAAATATATGCCGCGCGTTCATGGAGAAGGTGCTGCAATCCATATTTCAGAAATTGACGCCATTGTTGAAAACCATGTCCCTTTAATTGAACTACCAATACGTACTGCCGTAGCCGAAGATATTGCTATCAGTCAGATTATCGCTTCTCTTGTGCCAGATGGCGCTTGTCTCCAGATGGGGGTCGGCGCATTACCGGAGCTCATCTGTAATGCGCTCAAGGAACATAATGATCTGGGGGTCCATACAGAGGCGCTGAATCCGGGGTTGGTAAGTTTGATTCAACAAGGCGTCGTTACCAATCAGCGTAAAAATATCGACCGGGGAATGTCTGTATTTACTTTTGCTATGGGACAAAAGGATATGTATGACTATCTCAACGACAACCCCTCTTTTTTTAGTCGGCCTGTCGATTATGTTAACGATCCGGGGATCATTGCGCAAAATGAGAATGTTGTCTCCATTAACGCTACCTTACAAATCGATCTCACTGGTGCCTGTAACTCTGAATATTTGCTTGGACACCAGTACAGCGCTTCAGGAGGGCAATTGGATTTTGTCAGAGGCGCATATGCATCTAAAGGAGGTCGTTCCATTATTACGACCCGCTCAACGGCCGCGAATGATACGATTTCTCGTATTGTTCCCCGCCTTGAGGGGCCTGTAACAACCCCACGAACGGATACGCACTGGATAGTCACTGAATTTGGCTCCGTAAACCTGAAGGGGCTCTCTTCAACCGAGCGTGCGCTCAGCATCATTGAATTGGCACATCCCAATTTTCGGCAGCAACTTAGAGTAGATGCAAAAAAAATGCATCTGATTTAA
- a CDS encoding putative monoamine oxidase (similar to E. coli putative aldehyde dehydrogenase (AAC74469.1); Blastp hit to AAC74469.1 (681 aa), 29% identity in aa 530 - 661) — protein sequence MNTLLPAYKTISEGRYREISGLYWEDFHPGDVFEHRPGRTVLDADNVWFTLLTLNVQPVHFDAAYASKTEWKKLLVDSTFTLALLTGMSVRTVSAKVVANLGWDKVQAVHPVFAGDTLYAESTVLSKRLSNSRPGQGIVTVRTCGINQNGVEVMRFERTMLVYCCGCSPEEDAAY from the coding sequence ATGAACACGTTATTACCCGCTTATAAAACCATTAGCGAGGGGCGCTACCGAGAAATTTCGGGTCTTTACTGGGAGGATTTTCATCCCGGTGATGTTTTTGAACATCGTCCCGGCCGGACGGTTCTGGACGCCGATAATGTGTGGTTTACCCTGCTCACTCTCAATGTGCAGCCGGTCCATTTCGATGCGGCTTACGCCAGCAAAACGGAATGGAAAAAGTTACTGGTTGATTCAACGTTCACTCTGGCGCTTTTAACCGGTATGAGCGTGCGTACTGTCAGCGCCAAGGTCGTGGCCAATCTTGGCTGGGATAAGGTACAAGCCGTCCATCCGGTTTTCGCAGGGGATACACTTTATGCTGAAAGCACTGTACTCAGCAAACGCCTGTCAAATAGTCGCCCGGGACAAGGCATCGTTACCGTTCGGACATGTGGTATTAACCAGAATGGTGTAGAGGTCATGCGCTTCGAACGAACAATGTTAGTTTATTGCTGTGGATGTTCGCCTGAAGAAGACGCCGCTTATTGA
- the yqgA gene encoding putative inner membrane protein (similar to E. coli putative transport protein (AAC76003.1); Blastp hit to AAC76003.1 (235 aa), 83% identity in aa 1 - 235): protein MVIGPFINAGAILFGGVIGALLSQRLPERIRVSMTSIFGLCSLGIGILLVMKCANLPVMVLATLVGALIGEFCLLEKGINGAVAKIQQLFMASGKKPTHDSFIQSYVAIIVLFCASGTGIFGAMHEGMTGDPNILIAKSFLDFFTAIIFACSLGIAVSAICAPMLIIQLTLAACATLILPLTTPAMMGDFSAVGGLLLVATGLRVCGIKMFPVVNMLPALLLAMPISAAWAMFFA from the coding sequence GTGGTAATTGGACCTTTTATTAACGCTGGCGCAATTTTATTCGGCGGCGTTATTGGCGCGCTGTTAAGTCAGCGTCTGCCAGAACGGATTCGCGTCTCAATGACGTCTATTTTTGGTCTGTGCTCTCTGGGAATTGGCATTCTGCTGGTGATGAAGTGCGCTAATCTTCCGGTGATGGTGCTGGCGACGCTGGTCGGCGCGCTTATCGGCGAGTTTTGTTTGCTGGAAAAAGGCATTAATGGCGCAGTCGCGAAAATCCAACAATTATTTATGGCATCGGGTAAGAAGCCGACACACGACTCATTTATTCAAAGTTACGTCGCTATCATTGTACTTTTTTGCGCCAGCGGCACCGGTATTTTCGGCGCGATGCATGAAGGGATGACCGGCGATCCAAACATTTTGATCGCTAAATCTTTTCTGGATTTTTTCACTGCCATTATTTTCGCCTGTTCGCTTGGCATCGCCGTTTCGGCGATTTGCGCGCCGATGTTGATTATCCAGTTAACGCTTGCCGCCTGCGCCACCCTCATTCTTCCACTGACCACGCCGGCAATGATGGGCGACTTTAGCGCCGTGGGTGGACTGCTGCTGGTGGCTACCGGCTTGCGTGTATGTGGAATCAAAATGTTTCCGGTAGTGAATATGCTCCCGGCGCTGTTGCTGGCGATGCCGATCTCCGCCGCATGGGCGATGTTTTTTGCCTGA
- the nupG gene encoding MFS family nucleoside transport (similar to E. coli transport of nucleosides, permease protein (AAC76001.1); Blastp hit to AAC76001.1 (434 aa), 90% identity in aa 17 - 434), giving the protein MNLKLQLKILSFLQFCLWGSWLTTLGSYMFVTLKFDGASIGAVYSSLGIAAVFMPTLLGIVADKWLSAKWVYALCHVVGAITLFMAAEVTTPGAMFFVILLNSLAYMPTLGLINTISYYRLQSAGMDIVTDFPPIRIWGTIGFILAMWGVSFSGFELSHMQLYIGATLSVLLVLFTFTLPHIPVANQQKNQSWTSMLGLDAFALFKNKRMAIFFIFSMMLGAELQITNMFGNTFLHSFDKDPLFASSFIVQHASVMMSISQISETLFILTIPFFLSRYGIKNVMLISIVAWMLRFGLFAYGDPTPFGTVLLVLSMIVYGCAFDFFNISGSVFVEKEVRPEIRASAQGMFLMMTNGFGCILGGIVSGKVVEYYTQNGITDWQTVWLIFAGYSLVLAFAFVALFKYKHVRVPASSQPVAH; this is encoded by the coding sequence ATGAATCTTAAGCTGCAGCTTAAAATACTCTCTTTTCTGCAGTTCTGTCTGTGGGGAAGCTGGCTCACTACCCTGGGCTCGTATATGTTCGTCACCTTAAAATTTGACGGCGCATCTATTGGCGCAGTTTATAGTTCACTGGGGATTGCCGCCGTCTTTATGCCGACCTTGCTAGGCATTGTGGCTGACAAATGGCTGAGCGCGAAATGGGTCTATGCCCTGTGTCATGTCGTCGGCGCCATCACGCTATTCATGGCCGCGGAAGTCACTACGCCTGGGGCGATGTTCTTTGTGATCCTGCTTAACTCGTTGGCCTATATGCCGACGTTGGGCTTGATCAATACTATATCGTATTACCGCCTGCAGTCTGCCGGCATGGATATTGTGACTGACTTCCCGCCTATCCGTATCTGGGGCACCATTGGCTTTATTCTGGCGATGTGGGGCGTGAGTTTCTCCGGTTTCGAGCTGAGCCATATGCAGCTTTATATCGGCGCGACGCTTTCCGTTCTGCTGGTACTGTTTACCTTTACCCTGCCGCACATTCCGGTGGCGAACCAACAGAAAAACCAGAGCTGGACATCAATGCTGGGCCTTGACGCTTTTGCGCTGTTTAAAAATAAGCGGATGGCGATTTTCTTCATCTTCTCCATGATGCTGGGCGCGGAACTGCAGATCACTAACATGTTTGGCAACACCTTCCTGCATAGCTTTGATAAAGATCCGCTATTCGCCAGTAGCTTTATCGTGCAGCACGCCTCGGTGATGATGTCGATTTCGCAGATTTCTGAAACGTTATTCATCCTGACCATTCCGTTCTTCCTGAGCCGCTATGGTATTAAGAACGTTATGCTTATCAGTATTGTGGCGTGGATGCTGCGTTTCGGCCTGTTCGCTTATGGCGACCCGACGCCGTTCGGTACCGTTCTGCTGGTACTGTCGATGATTGTGTACGGCTGCGCCTTCGACTTCTTCAACATTTCTGGCTCGGTGTTTGTCGAAAAAGAAGTACGCCCGGAAATCCGCGCCAGCGCGCAGGGGATGTTCCTGATGATGACCAATGGCTTCGGCTGTATCCTGGGCGGCATTGTGAGCGGTAAAGTGGTGGAGTATTACACTCAAAACGGCATTACCGACTGGCAGACCGTGTGGCTCATCTTCGCAGGCTACTCGCTGGTGCTGGCCTTCGCGTTCGTAGCCTTGTTCAAATACAAACACGTTCGCGTTCCGGCAAGTTCGCAACCCGTTGCACATTAA
- a CDS encoding putative lactoylglutathione lyase, translated as MLFFNVASLKYKHHESIQMIIDRIDHLVLTVSDISTTIRFYEEVLGFSAVTFKQNRKALIFGAQKINLHQQEMEFEPKASRPTPGSADLCFITSTPINDVVSEILQAGISIVEGPVERTGATGEIMSIYIRDPDGNLIEISQYV; from the coding sequence ATGCTATTTTTTAATGTAGCATCCCTAAAATATAAACATCATGAGTCTATTCAAATGATAATTGACAGAATTGATCACCTTGTATTAACGGTATCTGATATATCAACCACAATAAGATTCTACGAAGAGGTACTTGGTTTTTCTGCGGTAACATTTAAACAAAACAGAAAAGCGTTAATATTTGGAGCGCAAAAAATTAACCTCCATCAGCAAGAAATGGAGTTCGAACCAAAAGCGAGTAGACCAACGCCGGGATCTGCCGATTTATGTTTTATTACATCGACACCGATAAATGATGTTGTGTCTGAGATCTTACAGGCAGGCATTTCCATTGTTGAAGGCCCGGTTGAGAGAACTGGAGCCACAGGCGAGATAATGTCTATCTACATCAGGGACCCTGATGGAAACTTAATTGAAATTTCGCAGTATGTTTAA
- a CDS encoding putative LysR family transcriptional regulator (putative transcriptional regulator (gi|5852589)), with translation MELRHIRYFLAVAEERHFTRAATKLGIGQPPLSQQIKDLERELGAQLFRRVPHGAELTEAGKAFYDVVKGMPATATRAVLAAQRVARGESGVLRVGFTASAAFNSVVPGAIRTFKRAYPDVRLQLEEGNTTQLADELNEGSLDVAFLRPGFTGNERFQLRLLSEEPMVIVLAETHPAAACKQIALSILKDEFFLLFPREIGLSLYDAVIKACGKAGFEPKIGQLVPQISSVINLVSAEMGVSMVPDSMRQVNVKGVVYRPVADQMPVAKLALAYRRGDTSPTLRNFILKVTG, from the coding sequence ATGGAACTGCGCCATATTCGCTATTTTCTCGCCGTCGCTGAAGAGCGGCATTTCACGCGGGCTGCGACAAAATTAGGCATAGGTCAGCCGCCGCTAAGCCAACAGATTAAGGATCTGGAAAGAGAGCTGGGAGCGCAGCTATTCCGGAGAGTGCCTCATGGCGCGGAATTAACCGAGGCTGGAAAAGCATTTTATGATGTTGTTAAAGGGATGCCTGCTACCGCGACAAGAGCCGTGCTGGCGGCGCAGCGTGTCGCCAGGGGGGAGTCGGGCGTGTTAAGGGTGGGTTTTACTGCCTCTGCGGCATTTAACAGTGTGGTGCCCGGCGCAATCCGTACTTTCAAGCGGGCTTATCCTGACGTTCGTTTGCAGCTTGAGGAAGGAAATACAACCCAACTGGCTGATGAATTGAATGAAGGATCGCTGGATGTTGCCTTTCTGAGACCCGGTTTTACAGGCAATGAACGGTTCCAGCTCAGGTTACTGTCTGAAGAGCCAATGGTTATTGTGCTGGCAGAAACGCATCCTGCTGCGGCGTGTAAACAGATTGCACTCTCGATTCTCAAAGATGAGTTTTTTTTACTCTTCCCACGTGAAATCGGCCTGTCGCTTTATGACGCAGTGATCAAGGCCTGCGGTAAAGCGGGCTTTGAACCGAAAATTGGTCAACTCGTGCCGCAAATTTCGTCAGTCATTAACCTTGTGTCGGCAGAGATGGGCGTGTCGATGGTTCCAGATTCAATGAGACAGGTTAATGTCAAGGGAGTAGTATACCGCCCCGTTGCAGACCAGATGCCCGTCGCAAAACTGGCTCTGGCATACCGGCGCGGCGATACATCGCCAACGCTGAGAAACTTCATCCTGAAAGTCACTGGCTGA
- the speC gene encoding ornithine decarboxylase isozyme (similar to E. coli ornithine decarboxylase isozyme (AAC76002.1); Blastp hit to AAC76002.1 (731 aa), 87% identity in aa 21 - 731), producing MKSMNIAASGELIPRLSTHRNVVALDSTDFTDVAAVVITTADSRSGILALLKRTGFHLPVFMLADEPVSAPVGVTAVIVGNAQEWLELENAACRYEAELLPPFYGTLTQYVDMGNSTFACPGHQHGEFFRKHPAGRHFYDFFGENLFRADMCNADVKLGDLLIHEGSAKHAQKFAAKVFNADKTYFVLNGTSAANKVVTNALLTRGDLVLFDRNNHKSNHHGALIQAGATPVYLEAARNPFGFIGGIDAHCFDETYLRDQIRDVMPESADASRPFRLAIIQLGTYDGTIYNARQVVDKIGHLCDYILFDSAWVGYEQFINMMADTSPLRLELNENDPGIFVTQSVHKQQAGFSQTSQIHKKDNHIRGQARFCPHKRLNNAFMLHASTSPFYPLFAALDVNAKIHEGESGRRLWAECVALGIDARKAILARCKLLQPFIPLVVDGKPWQAYPTETIASNRRFFSFEPGAKWHGFEGYADDQYFVDPCKLLLTTPGIDADSGRYTEFGIPATILAHYLRENGIVPEKCDLNSILFLLTPAESEEKLARLVAMLAQFERHIEDDTPLADVLPTVFQKYPVRYRDYTLRELCQEMHNLYVSFDVKDLQKAMFRKESLPHVAMNPQDANSAFIRGDVELVRISEAGGRIAAEGALPYPPGVLCVVPGEIWGGAAQRYFLALEEGINLLPGFSPELQGVYSETDADGIQRLYGYVLK from the coding sequence ATGAAATCAATGAATATTGCCGCCAGCGGTGAACTCATTCCCCGTCTCTCCACCCACCGAAACGTAGTGGCGCTGGACAGTACCGACTTTACCGATGTGGCCGCAGTCGTCATTACCACTGCCGACAGCCGTAGCGGTATTCTGGCGTTGCTTAAACGCACCGGTTTTCACCTGCCGGTGTTTATGCTTGCGGATGAACCCGTCAGCGCGCCTGTCGGCGTTACGGCGGTAATAGTCGGGAACGCGCAGGAATGGCTGGAGCTGGAAAACGCTGCCTGTCGCTACGAAGCGGAACTTCTGCCGCCCTTTTATGGCACCCTGACCCAGTATGTCGACATGGGGAATAGTACTTTTGCTTGCCCGGGGCACCAGCATGGCGAATTTTTTAGAAAACATCCCGCAGGCCGCCATTTTTATGACTTTTTTGGTGAAAACCTGTTTCGTGCGGATATGTGTAACGCCGATGTGAAACTTGGCGATCTGCTAATACATGAAGGTTCTGCCAAACACGCGCAGAAATTTGCGGCAAAAGTGTTTAATGCGGATAAAACCTACTTTGTGCTGAATGGGACTTCGGCGGCGAATAAAGTGGTCACCAACGCCCTGCTGACGCGCGGCGATCTGGTGCTGTTTGATCGTAATAATCACAAATCCAACCACCACGGCGCCCTGATTCAGGCCGGGGCGACGCCAGTCTATCTTGAAGCGGCGCGTAACCCGTTTGGTTTTATCGGTGGCATTGATGCGCACTGTTTTGATGAAACGTACCTGCGCGACCAGATTCGTGACGTGATGCCGGAAAGCGCCGATGCGTCGCGTCCGTTCCGCCTGGCGATCATTCAGCTGGGTACCTATGACGGCACTATTTACAACGCCCGTCAGGTGGTGGATAAAATCGGGCATCTCTGCGATTACATTCTGTTTGACTCCGCGTGGGTAGGCTATGAGCAGTTTATCAATATGATGGCGGATACCTCGCCGTTGCGGCTGGAGCTTAATGAAAACGACCCTGGGATCTTTGTGACCCAATCGGTACATAAGCAACAGGCGGGGTTCTCACAAACCTCGCAGATCCACAAAAAAGATAACCATATTCGCGGCCAGGCGCGTTTTTGCCCGCACAAACGCCTGAACAACGCCTTCATGTTGCATGCTTCAACCAGTCCGTTCTACCCGCTGTTTGCGGCGCTGGATGTCAATGCCAAAATCCACGAAGGGGAGAGCGGTCGCCGCCTGTGGGCGGAGTGCGTTGCGCTGGGCATTGACGCGCGTAAAGCCATTCTCGCCCGTTGCAAACTGCTTCAGCCCTTTATCCCACTGGTGGTTGACGGCAAGCCGTGGCAGGCATATCCGACGGAGACCATTGCCAGCAATCGTCGTTTCTTCAGTTTTGAACCCGGGGCGAAATGGCATGGCTTTGAGGGCTATGCGGATGACCAGTATTTTGTCGACCCCTGTAAACTGTTACTGACCACGCCAGGTATTGATGCCGATAGTGGGCGATACACCGAATTCGGCATCCCGGCGACCATTCTCGCCCACTATCTGCGTGAGAACGGTATTGTGCCTGAGAAGTGCGATCTCAACTCGATTCTGTTCTTGCTGACACCCGCCGAGAGCGAAGAGAAGCTGGCGCGACTGGTCGCGATGCTGGCGCAATTTGAACGGCACATTGAAGACGATACGCCGCTTGCGGATGTATTGCCGACGGTTTTTCAGAAATACCCGGTGCGCTACCGCGATTACACCCTGCGTGAGCTATGTCAGGAGATGCACAACCTGTACGTTAGCTTTGACGTTAAGGATCTGCAAAAAGCGATGTTCCGCAAAGAAAGCCTGCCGCATGTGGCGATGAACCCACAGGATGCCAACAGCGCCTTTATTCGCGGCGATGTAGAGCTGGTGCGTATCAGCGAGGCGGGCGGGCGTATTGCTGCCGAGGGGGCATTGCCATACCCGCCGGGCGTACTGTGCGTGGTGCCGGGGGAGATTTGGGGCGGCGCGGCGCAGCGTTATTTTTTGGCGCTGGAAGAGGGCATCAATCTGTTGCCTGGTTTTTCGCCGGAATTGCAGGGGGTATATAGCGAGACCGATGCCGATGGAATTCAACGCTTGTACGGATATGTTTTAAAGTAA
- a CDS encoding putative LysR family transcriptional regulator (similar to E. coli citrate lyase beta chain (acyl lyase subunit) (AAC73717.1); Blastp hit to AAC73717.1 (307 aa), 31% identity in aa 20 - 299), translating to MPDISHTPTRSWLFTPAIRPERFIKAVESAADISIIDLEDSVTPNDKAQARKIAMQFLSSRPNSSLKIALRINGMNTHAGIEDLHMLLECRFFPDYIILPKTESAAHLQIVDSLIMMAGSDTRLIGIIESVVGLNAVESIADATPRLCGLMFGAADMAADIGATPAWEPLALARARIVAACAMKGLLAIDAPFFDIGDFSGLKEETLQALSFGFSAKSAIHPAQISVINAAFTPTTAEINHARAVLTENAKGVGIVSGMMIDAAVARQARRLLARAGIFS from the coding sequence ATGCCCGATATTTCTCATACACCGACACGTAGCTGGCTTTTTACCCCAGCAATTCGACCAGAACGTTTCATAAAAGCAGTTGAAAGTGCGGCGGACATTTCTATTATCGATCTTGAAGACTCCGTCACCCCGAATGACAAGGCGCAGGCCCGGAAAATTGCGATGCAGTTCCTTTCATCCCGACCAAACTCATCGCTGAAAATAGCATTAAGAATTAATGGAATGAATACTCATGCTGGCATTGAAGACCTGCATATGTTACTGGAATGCCGTTTTTTTCCTGATTACATTATTCTTCCAAAAACAGAGTCAGCCGCGCACCTGCAAATCGTGGATAGTCTTATCATGATGGCTGGTTCTGATACTCGCCTTATTGGCATTATTGAGTCAGTTGTTGGGCTTAATGCCGTAGAGTCTATTGCGGACGCCACCCCCAGACTCTGCGGGTTGATGTTTGGCGCCGCAGATATGGCGGCTGACATTGGCGCCACACCCGCCTGGGAGCCTCTTGCGCTGGCGCGGGCCAGAATAGTGGCTGCCTGCGCTATGAAAGGGCTTCTTGCAATAGATGCTCCCTTCTTTGATATAGGCGATTTTTCAGGTCTGAAAGAGGAAACGCTGCAGGCGCTCAGTTTTGGTTTTTCTGCAAAATCGGCTATTCACCCCGCTCAGATTAGTGTAATCAACGCCGCATTTACTCCTACAACGGCAGAAATTAATCATGCTCGTGCAGTACTGACAGAGAATGCCAAAGGCGTCGGGATCGTTAGCGGCATGATGATAGATGCAGCCGTTGCCCGTCAGGCCCGGAGATTACTCGCCCGGGCAGGGATCTTTTCCTGA